In one window of Pelosinus sp. IPA-1 DNA:
- the citF gene encoding citrate lyase subunit alpha, whose amino-acid sequence MINKAGRDIPLVIPGFKEVKLYNGAFGTVPTGRVVGPKITVNKPRSEKIVKSIDQAIEATGLKSGMTISFHHHFRNGDYVLNMVVEAIARKGIKDITLAASSLTSTHDAIIPFIEQGVITAIETSGGRGKLGELFTSGKYLKKPVLIRSHGGRARAIESGELAIDVAFIGAPACDTYGNINGIEGKSACGSMGYAMCDATYADQVVAITDHLVPHPLFPISIPQTNVDYIVEVDAIGDPKGIASGALRISRDPKELIIAEYAASVIEYSGYFKNDYSLQLGSGGASLAAAQFIKEKMIEQGIVGSFGVGGITAPFIDMLEQGLFKTLFDVQDFDIPSIDSLRNNPNHLEMSASYYANPHNRGPIVNKLDVVILSATEVDVDFNVNVITNSNGVIMGASGGHCDTAAGAGLSIVVAPLLRGRLPMVLDRVHTIVTPGETVDVIVTERGVAVNPNRKDVLENLKEANIPLMSIEELQHIAYNLTGKPEAIPVTDDIVGVVEYRDGTILDVIRKPV is encoded by the coding sequence ATGATTAATAAAGCAGGTAGAGACATTCCTTTAGTAATACCAGGTTTTAAAGAAGTTAAATTGTATAATGGTGCATTTGGTACTGTTCCTACAGGAAGGGTTGTAGGGCCTAAAATAACAGTTAATAAGCCTCGTTCGGAAAAAATAGTAAAATCCATTGATCAAGCCATTGAAGCTACTGGCCTAAAAAGCGGTATGACCATTTCTTTTCACCATCACTTTCGTAACGGTGACTATGTACTAAATATGGTTGTAGAAGCCATCGCTCGTAAAGGCATTAAAGATATCACTTTAGCGGCTAGTTCTCTTACAAGTACCCATGATGCAATTATTCCTTTTATTGAACAAGGCGTTATTACTGCTATTGAAACGAGTGGTGGTCGCGGTAAGCTAGGAGAATTGTTTACATCAGGAAAGTATTTGAAAAAGCCAGTACTCATTCGTTCTCATGGCGGACGTGCTAGAGCTATTGAAAGTGGAGAACTTGCTATTGACGTTGCTTTCATTGGCGCCCCTGCTTGCGATACCTACGGCAATATTAATGGCATTGAAGGTAAATCAGCATGCGGCTCAATGGGATATGCGATGTGTGATGCAACCTATGCAGATCAGGTTGTCGCGATTACAGATCATTTAGTACCTCACCCATTGTTTCCAATTAGCATTCCTCAGACCAATGTGGATTACATTGTAGAAGTTGATGCTATCGGTGATCCTAAGGGAATTGCCTCGGGTGCACTACGTATTAGTAGAGATCCTAAAGAACTTATTATTGCTGAGTACGCTGCAAGTGTAATTGAGTATTCAGGATACTTTAAAAATGATTACTCTTTGCAACTAGGTAGTGGTGGTGCTTCTCTTGCAGCCGCTCAATTTATTAAAGAAAAAATGATAGAGCAAGGTATAGTTGGTAGCTTTGGGGTTGGTGGCATTACAGCTCCTTTCATTGATATGCTAGAACAAGGATTATTTAAGACACTGTTTGATGTGCAGGATTTTGATATACCTTCCATAGATTCTTTGCGAAATAATCCGAATCACTTGGAAATGTCAGCTTCTTATTATGCCAATCCTCACAACCGAGGACCGATTGTTAATAAGCTAGATGTAGTTATTTTAAGTGCGACAGAAGTAGACGTCGACTTTAACGTAAATGTTATCACAAATTCTAATGGTGTTATTATGGGAGCTTCTGGTGGTCATTGTGATACAGCAGCTGGTGCAGGTCTTTCGATTGTAGTAGCACCACTCCTTCGTGGTCGTTTACCGATGGTTCTTGATCGGGTACACACGATTGTAACGCCTGGTGAAACGGTAGATGTTATTGTTACTGAGCGGGGGGTTGCTGTCAATCCAAACCGTAAAGATGTTCTTGAAAACTTAAAGGAAGCCAATATTCCTTTAATGTCCATTGAAGAATTACAGCATATTGCTTATAATTTAACTGGGAAACCTGAAGCCATTCCTGTAACTGATGATATTGTAGGTGTGGTAGAGTATCGTGATGGTACGATACTTGATGTGATCCGAAAACCAGTATAA
- a CDS encoding sensor histidine kinase — protein MVFLCKKKFRMSLQYKIMLLTVGMVCLALTMAGALVIHHIYQEIQDDVGERALTIGRSIAQMPEVKGNIIDNHPSDVLQPIAEEIRIRTGAAFIVISNMEQIRLSHPNSSNVGTPLSNLYRDPVLGGQEYVYIAKGSLAPSLRANVPIFSINDANKQIGFVSVGFYVEDIYHMFLEGAENVLYALLVALVLSIIGSVLVAKNIKKAIYGLEPYEIATLLRENEATLHAIREGVVAVDVQGNVRVINNEAAAIIGRKSEEICGKSITKFITQLRLDYVIGTGTPLYDNEQRVNDIIILSNIIPTIVEGVVVGAVITFRDRTEISRLAEEMTGVHRFVDVLRAQTHEFKNKLHAVAGLIQLGSYEQAVDLIIESYANNQSEFEKMRYNIKDAVTFGLLVGKMSRARELGIQFVITPDTVMQTLPGQLTSGDMVIILGNLIENATEAVATAKIKKILLSIKEEAAGIQIIVQNSGPWIDEGLGDRIYMRGISGKGSNRGYGLALVSEKVQVNNGLISHSNLPEGGVEFKVWIPYNSKGDRYEEN, from the coding sequence GTGGTTTTTTTGTGTAAAAAAAAGTTTAGAATGTCACTGCAATATAAAATTATGCTATTGACGGTGGGAATGGTTTGTTTAGCTTTAACGATGGCCGGTGCGCTCGTTATTCATCATATTTATCAAGAGATTCAGGATGATGTTGGTGAACGTGCATTAACAATAGGAAGATCCATTGCGCAAATGCCGGAAGTCAAAGGGAATATTATTGATAACCATCCTTCAGACGTGTTGCAACCTATTGCCGAAGAAATTCGTATCAGAACGGGTGCAGCCTTTATTGTAATATCAAATATGGAACAGATTCGTTTATCCCATCCAAATTCAAGTAACGTAGGTACGCCTTTGTCAAATCTATATCGTGATCCAGTTTTAGGCGGACAAGAGTATGTCTATATTGCGAAAGGGAGCTTGGCTCCTTCTCTAAGGGCAAACGTACCAATCTTTTCAATAAATGATGCGAATAAACAGATTGGCTTTGTATCTGTTGGTTTTTATGTAGAGGATATTTACCACATGTTTTTAGAGGGCGCTGAAAATGTTCTTTATGCTCTATTGGTAGCCTTAGTGCTCAGTATTATTGGTTCCGTACTCGTTGCAAAGAATATAAAAAAAGCAATTTATGGTTTGGAACCCTACGAAATAGCGACCCTACTGAGAGAAAATGAGGCCACATTGCATGCTATACGGGAAGGGGTAGTAGCAGTTGACGTCCAGGGAAACGTAAGAGTCATTAACAATGAAGCAGCGGCAATTATTGGACGAAAGTCAGAAGAGATTTGTGGAAAATCAATTACAAAGTTTATTACCCAGCTTCGCTTAGATTATGTAATCGGAACAGGTACCCCATTATATGACAATGAACAACGGGTAAATGATATTATCATTTTATCGAATATTATTCCGACCATTGTAGAAGGCGTTGTAGTAGGGGCGGTAATTACTTTTCGGGATCGTACCGAAATATCTCGCTTAGCGGAAGAAATGACGGGAGTACACCGTTTTGTAGATGTTTTAAGGGCCCAAACTCATGAATTTAAAAACAAATTACATGCAGTGGCAGGACTCATTCAATTGGGATCCTATGAGCAAGCTGTTGATTTAATTATTGAAAGTTACGCGAATAACCAGAGTGAGTTTGAAAAAATGCGCTATAATATAAAAGATGCTGTTACTTTTGGCCTCTTAGTAGGAAAGATGAGCCGCGCTAGAGAATTGGGGATTCAATTTGTGATAACACCAGATACCGTTATGCAAACTTTACCTGGTCAGCTTACTAGTGGAGATATGGTTATCATATTGGGTAATTTAATTGAAAACGCTACAGAAGCTGTAGCTACTGCTAAGATTAAGAAGATCCTGCTTAGTATTAAAGAAGAAGCGGCTGGGATTCAAATAATTGTACAAAACTCTGGGCCATGGATTGATGAGGGGTTAGGAGATCGCATCTATATGCGGGGTATTTCAGGCAAGGGCAGTAATCGAGGATATGGTTTAGCTTTAGTATCAGAAAAAGTGCAAGTAAATAATGGGTTAATTTCTCATTCGAATTTACCAGAAGGCGGCGTAGAATTTAAGGTGTGGATTCCGTATAATAGTAAAGGTGACAGATATGAAGAAAATTAA
- a CDS encoding response regulator, which translates to MKKIKVLIVEDDPMVADINKRFTEAVDGFTVVGIADNGTKAIDMANKLHPDLIILDIYMPEVDGMGVLASLRKRDIEVDVILITAANDSDIISKVMRSGVIDYIIKPFKFDRFRNTLEAYRDFNSKIVEQDSFSQVELDKFFSAKMAKASSHLPKNMHGQTLDSVIDLLSCQSEALSADDVAGQVGISRVTARRYLDYLVVEGKLQMLLEYMPVGRPIHRFKMR; encoded by the coding sequence ATGAAGAAAATTAAAGTATTGATTGTAGAAGACGATCCGATGGTTGCTGATATTAATAAAAGGTTTACGGAGGCAGTGGATGGTTTTACGGTAGTTGGTATTGCCGACAATGGTACAAAAGCAATTGACATGGCGAATAAGCTACATCCTGATTTAATCATACTCGATATTTATATGCCAGAAGTTGATGGTATGGGTGTATTAGCCTCACTACGAAAACGAGATATAGAAGTGGATGTTATTTTAATTACGGCAGCGAATGATAGCGATATAATTAGTAAGGTTATGCGTTCAGGGGTAATTGATTATATTATAAAACCATTCAAATTTGATCGTTTTCGTAATACATTAGAAGCGTACCGAGATTTCAATAGTAAGATAGTAGAGCAAGATAGCTTTAGTCAAGTAGAACTTGATAAGTTTTTTTCTGCGAAAATGGCAAAGGCTAGCTCTCATTTGCCTAAAAATATGCATGGACAAACATTGGACTCTGTTATTGATTTATTAAGTTGTCAATCCGAAGCTTTATCTGCTGATGATGTTGCAGGCCAAGTAGGAATTTCTCGAGTGACCGCTAGGCGTTATTTAGATTACTTAGTAGTCGAAGGTAAACTGCAAATGCTGCTCGAATATATGCCTGTTGGAAGACCAATTCATCGGTTTAAAATGAGATAA
- a CDS encoding 4Fe-4S dicluster domain-containing protein: MGHIGNSDREYRLLQQRLDYNITGAPYSPVFIAILKLLFSTEEAELARQIPLRPTSLTVLACKLGISVESLKYKITTMAERGLVFDLEYKRECYVVLAPVVIGFFEFVFMRTRDELPMKELAELFHQYMFQDDRFANSIFKESTQLGRSLVREEAIPEDDYTEVLDWEKASLVITSAKTIGLSLCACRHKASHLGKSCNAPQKTCMTFGNSAELLIKKGMAEPITTAVSMMILEQCKTAALVQIADNVQKNVGFLCNCCGCCCGMLQSIKNFNMGHAVVTSNWVVQINNQKCIGCNSCVKACPLGVISLIEGQQGNKHKKAVYEEDLCLGCGVCVTTCKFGCIQMKPREKRVLVPETTFDRMIAMAIERGKLSHFIFDDPSRFSHRALGRIASVIEKSPPVKALLAIESIKSVFCRSIIAGAKKYT; this comes from the coding sequence ATGGGGCACATTGGTAATAGTGACCGAGAATATCGTTTGTTGCAACAACGTTTGGACTATAATATAACCGGAGCACCTTATTCGCCAGTGTTTATTGCAATACTAAAACTATTGTTTTCTACAGAAGAAGCTGAGCTTGCCAGGCAAATTCCTCTGCGTCCTACATCCCTTACAGTTTTAGCATGTAAGCTTGGCATATCAGTGGAATCATTAAAGTATAAAATAACAACTATGGCAGAGCGAGGTTTAGTTTTCGACTTGGAGTACAAGAGAGAATGTTATGTAGTTTTAGCACCTGTCGTGATTGGATTTTTCGAATTTGTTTTTATGCGAACTCGCGATGAGTTACCGATGAAAGAGCTTGCAGAACTTTTTCATCAATATATGTTTCAAGATGATCGTTTTGCCAATAGTATATTCAAAGAGAGCACCCAATTGGGACGATCCTTAGTACGTGAAGAGGCAATACCCGAAGATGATTATACTGAAGTTCTAGATTGGGAGAAAGCAAGCTTAGTGATTACCTCGGCAAAAACTATTGGTTTATCTTTATGCGCCTGTCGGCATAAAGCCAGTCATTTGGGGAAGAGTTGCAATGCTCCGCAAAAGACTTGTATGACATTTGGTAACAGCGCAGAATTATTAATCAAAAAAGGAATGGCAGAGCCAATTACAACAGCTGTTTCTATGATGATTCTAGAACAATGTAAGACGGCTGCCTTAGTACAAATTGCTGACAATGTACAAAAAAATGTAGGATTTCTTTGTAACTGTTGTGGCTGTTGTTGTGGCATGCTACAGTCTATAAAAAATTTCAACATGGGTCATGCCGTAGTGACTTCCAATTGGGTAGTCCAAATCAATAATCAGAAATGCATAGGCTGTAATTCATGTGTAAAAGCTTGCCCACTAGGAGTAATTAGTTTGATAGAAGGGCAGCAAGGGAATAAGCATAAAAAGGCGGTCTACGAAGAAGATTTATGCTTAGGTTGTGGTGTTTGTGTAACTACCTGTAAATTTGGCTGCATTCAAATGAAACCTCGGGAAAAACGAGTGCTTGTACCAGAAACAACCTTTGATCGAATGATTGCTATGGCAATCGAGCGGGGGAAGCTATCCCATTTTATCTTTGATGATCCTTCCCGTTTTAGCCATCGTGCCTTGGGGCGAATTGCTTCCGTCATCGAGAAATCTCCTCCTGTAAAAGCATTATTGGCGATCGAGTCGATTAAATCAGTATTTTGCCGAAGTATTATAGCAGGTGCAAAGAAATATACATAG
- a CDS encoding DUF2157 domain-containing protein — MFILEITRKEIKQAVEENIISQEQGDKLWKLWDERQINEPKFQLSHLAYYFGALLVISAMGWFMNNTWNQFGGMGIFTIAVLYAVCFTGIGKMLWEKKGLRVAAGLLIVMAVCMTPLAIFGLERALGWWPHSEPGNYRSFYHWIRGGWCFIEVGTIVSACIALRFFSFPLLTAPLYLILYFLSMDITPLLFGVEHNWVITRWVSLFFGLTMIVISMFVDYRCQRKIYQGDYAFWGYLFGTLAFWSGLTLLDSTNEWSRIGYCVINLGLLVLGILLRRKVFLVFGTIGVNGYIGHLAYRVFNDSVWFPFILSFVGIGIIYLGVMYNKNQNKIQAFLRERVPEKIRRFLPE; from the coding sequence GTGTTTATCTTGGAGATCACTCGTAAAGAAATAAAACAAGCTGTAGAGGAAAACATTATCTCACAAGAACAGGGAGATAAATTATGGAAGTTATGGGATGAACGGCAGATTAATGAGCCGAAATTTCAACTTTCCCACTTAGCCTATTATTTTGGTGCCCTTCTAGTTATCTCAGCCATGGGTTGGTTTATGAATAATACTTGGAATCAATTTGGTGGCATGGGGATTTTTACCATTGCGGTACTTTATGCAGTTTGTTTCACTGGAATAGGAAAGATGCTATGGGAAAAGAAGGGCCTCAGGGTAGCGGCAGGATTACTAATTGTCATGGCAGTATGTATGACGCCGTTGGCTATTTTTGGTTTAGAACGGGCTCTAGGGTGGTGGCCTCATTCTGAGCCTGGTAATTATCGCAGCTTTTATCATTGGATTCGTGGTGGCTGGTGCTTCATAGAAGTGGGAACCATTGTTAGCGCTTGTATTGCCTTACGATTTTTTTCATTTCCTTTGCTAACTGCACCTTTATATCTTATCTTATACTTTTTATCAATGGATATAACGCCACTTTTATTTGGGGTGGAGCATAATTGGGTTATTACCCGCTGGGTATCCTTATTTTTTGGTTTGACGATGATAGTCATTTCTATGTTTGTTGACTATCGCTGTCAGAGGAAGATTTATCAAGGAGACTATGCTTTTTGGGGATATTTATTTGGAACATTGGCTTTTTGGTCCGGACTAACTCTTCTTGATAGCACGAATGAATGGTCTAGGATTGGCTATTGCGTGATTAACCTCGGTTTATTAGTATTGGGGATATTATTACGACGTAAAGTTTTTCTTGTGTTTGGTACGATAGGCGTGAATGGGTATATTGGACATTTAGCGTATCGTGTGTTCAATGATTCCGTATGGTTTCCTTTTATATTAAGTTTTGTTGGGATTGGGATCATTTATCTTGGAGTAATGTATAATAAGAATCAAAATAAGATACAAGCTTTTCTTAGGGAAAGGGTACCAGAAAAAATTAGGCGGTTTTTGCCAGAATGA
- the hrpB gene encoding ATP-dependent helicase HrpB produces the protein MKKLPIEDILLELQTKLSTSKNIVLVAPPGAGKTTRIPLALLDEPWLLGQRILLLEPRRLAARAAARYMAALLGEQVGETVGYRVRLDTCVGPKTRIEVITEGILTRLLHGDPSLENVGIVIFDEFHERNIHADLGLALCLQSQALLREELKILVMSATLDTAPVSSILGDAPVVISEGKSYPVETYYNKRPIQGHIESAVAQKVQEALLKEQGDILVFLPGVREIRRVESQLLTMINKNEVFIYKLYGTLPQEEQDLALLPAPAGKRKVVLATSIAETSITVQGVRIVIDSGLMRVSRFSPGTGMAHLETVKVSRGAADQRRGRAGRLTSGICYRLWTLQEDLTHRAGNTPEILEADLTTLALELALWGIEDPEELLWLDPPPKGAIAQARELLQQLGALSRTGRITVHGQQMAEVGIHPRLSHMILKGKSFGYGKLACEIAALLSQRDLFQDDKSMPDADLRLRIEVLHNGNKLGIVGLSGYRIDSKIYQRIQVEIRHWTQLFSISGENTDDVCACGVLLALAYPDRIGQGRGDGRFLLRNGRGATFIGPQSLAQEPYLVAAELGGDQLRDNRIFLGSSIDVKEIRQYFNEQIEIQEDISWDHEAQIVRARRYEKLGALILENTPIVSCDPAKLVSALLEGIREEGLKILPWTKAALQLRQRLAFMYFCQPNWPDVSEEALLATLEDWLGPYLYGKANPNRIEGLNLVLVLRSMLTWEQGQQLDNWAPTHIVVPSGQRIPIDYNQPSIPVLAVRLQEMFGLEETPRIGQGKVALTLHLLSPAQRPIQITQDLASFWKNTYFEVKKDLMGRYPKHAWPEDPLKAMATHRTRSQLK, from the coding sequence ATGAAAAAATTACCCATCGAAGATATTTTACTAGAATTACAGACAAAATTAAGCACTTCTAAAAATATTGTTCTCGTGGCGCCACCAGGAGCAGGGAAAACCACACGGATACCTTTGGCTTTATTAGATGAGCCCTGGCTTTTGGGGCAACGTATTTTACTACTAGAACCCCGCCGTTTAGCGGCTCGAGCAGCTGCTCGTTATATGGCGGCCTTGTTAGGGGAACAAGTAGGGGAAACTGTTGGTTATCGAGTTCGGCTAGATACTTGTGTTGGTCCGAAGACTCGAATCGAAGTAATTACAGAAGGAATTTTGACTCGTCTATTACATGGAGATCCTTCTCTTGAAAATGTCGGTATTGTAATTTTTGATGAGTTTCATGAACGAAATATACATGCAGATCTAGGATTAGCATTGTGCTTGCAGTCCCAGGCATTGCTGCGAGAAGAATTGAAAATTTTGGTGATGTCGGCGACGCTCGATACTGCTCCAGTATCCTCCATCCTTGGAGATGCACCCGTCGTTATCAGTGAAGGTAAATCATATCCTGTAGAGACGTATTATAATAAGCGTCCTATTCAGGGACATATAGAGTCAGCTGTTGCTCAAAAAGTGCAAGAGGCTCTTTTAAAAGAACAAGGAGATATATTAGTTTTTTTGCCAGGTGTAAGGGAAATTCGTAGAGTAGAGTCTCAGCTTTTGACAATGATAAATAAGAATGAGGTATTTATATATAAGCTTTATGGTACCTTACCGCAGGAAGAACAAGATTTAGCTTTATTACCAGCACCCGCTGGAAAACGAAAAGTAGTATTAGCTACTTCTATTGCTGAAACGAGTATTACGGTACAAGGAGTAAGGATTGTTATTGATAGTGGTCTGATGCGGGTATCTCGTTTTTCTCCAGGTACAGGGATGGCCCATTTAGAAACAGTGAAGGTCAGCCGGGGAGCTGCTGACCAACGACGTGGACGGGCAGGGCGTTTAACTTCAGGTATTTGTTACCGATTATGGACTCTTCAAGAAGACTTAACTCACAGGGCGGGAAACACGCCAGAAATTCTAGAGGCAGATCTTACAACTTTAGCTTTGGAACTTGCCTTATGGGGTATAGAAGATCCAGAGGAGCTATTGTGGCTTGATCCTCCGCCTAAGGGAGCTATTGCTCAAGCTAGGGAGTTACTACAACAATTAGGTGCCTTATCGAGGACAGGGCGTATTACTGTCCATGGTCAACAAATGGCCGAGGTGGGAATTCATCCTCGCCTAAGTCATATGATTTTAAAGGGAAAATCCTTCGGATATGGGAAATTAGCTTGCGAGATTGCTGCATTACTCAGTCAAAGGGATTTATTCCAAGATGATAAAAGTATGCCTGATGCTGATTTGCGTTTACGTATTGAGGTACTGCATAATGGAAATAAATTAGGAATAGTTGGTCTTTCTGGATATAGAATTGATTCTAAAATTTATCAACGAATACAGGTTGAAATTCGTCATTGGACCCAGCTATTTTCCATTTCAGGTGAGAATACTGATGATGTTTGTGCTTGTGGAGTTTTGCTAGCTTTAGCTTATCCAGATCGAATTGGTCAAGGTAGAGGGGATGGGAGATTTCTCTTACGAAATGGTCGCGGGGCTACGTTTATTGGTCCCCAATCTCTAGCGCAAGAGCCCTACTTAGTGGCAGCCGAGTTAGGGGGAGATCAGTTGCGGGATAATCGTATTTTCCTCGGAAGTTCGATTGATGTGAAAGAAATACGTCAGTATTTTAACGAACAGATTGAGATTCAAGAAGATATTAGTTGGGATCACGAAGCGCAGATAGTGAGAGCAAGGCGCTATGAAAAACTTGGTGCCTTGATTCTAGAAAATACTCCGATTGTAAGTTGTGATCCAGCAAAATTAGTATCCGCTTTATTAGAAGGTATTCGAGAAGAAGGATTGAAAATTCTTCCATGGACAAAGGCCGCCTTACAACTCCGCCAGCGACTTGCGTTTATGTATTTTTGCCAGCCTAACTGGCCGGATGTATCAGAAGAAGCTCTACTAGCTACCTTAGAGGATTGGTTGGGACCTTATCTGTATGGCAAAGCCAATCCAAATCGGATTGAAGGGCTAAATTTAGTATTGGTACTTAGATCAATGCTCACTTGGGAGCAAGGTCAGCAGCTCGATAATTGGGCGCCAACACATATTGTTGTTCCGAGTGGTCAACGGATACCTATTGATTATAATCAGCCTTCTATTCCTGTGCTAGCTGTGCGTTTGCAAGAAATGTTTGGTTTAGAAGAAACTCCTCGAATTGGGCAAGGTAAGGTAGCCCTTACGCTTCACCTGTTATCACCAGCGCAGCGCCCCATTCAAATTACCCAAGATCTTGCAAGTTTTTGGAAAAATACTTATTTTGAAGTGAAGAAGGATTTAATGGGACGTTATCCGAAACATGCCTGGCCTGAGGATCCTCTAAAAGCTATGGCAACGCACCGTACTCGTTCTCAATTAAAATAA
- a CDS encoding anion permease has translation MNKKIAALLTVGLVIALWFIPVPAGLKPQAWHLFSIFMGTVVGFILQPIEAGSVALIAMVMVALTNTIKFTEVLTAFSGSTVWLIVSAFILARAFIITGLGKRIAYLVMRSFGDSSLKLVYSLVISDVIIGPAIPSNSARSGGLVFPIVASLCQAFDSHPGTSSRRIGAFLMTSVFHIDFVVSAMFLTAMVGNPIAAELAKKILNVDITWMSWFIAAVVPGVVALIAIPYVLYKIYPPEIKNTPEAKEMANKVLQEMGPISKGEKIMLAVFIGLLVLWATAEFTKLNGTLIAFMGLCVLLMTKVLTWDHVIKETKAWDTLVWVGSVILMSDYLNKTGFIPWFAKILENQMVGVGMITAIVLSFAIYLYSHYFFASMSAHITSMYGALITLGVAAGAPPFISAFVVAMASNICGCLTHFGSGPSPVYFGAGYVDQKTWWKLGFVVSILHIIIWVGIGGVWWKILGYW, from the coding sequence ATGAATAAAAAGATTGCAGCCTTATTGACCGTTGGGCTTGTAATAGCGTTGTGGTTTATACCAGTACCTGCTGGTTTGAAACCTCAAGCTTGGCACTTATTTTCCATCTTCATGGGTACAGTGGTTGGTTTTATTTTACAACCTATCGAGGCAGGTTCTGTAGCCTTAATCGCTATGGTAATGGTAGCATTGACGAATACCATTAAATTTACAGAAGTATTAACAGCTTTTAGTGGCTCTACTGTATGGCTAATCGTTTCTGCATTTATTCTTGCGCGAGCATTTATTATTACGGGCTTAGGTAAACGTATTGCTTACTTAGTCATGCGATCATTTGGTGATAGCAGTTTGAAATTAGTATATTCTTTAGTGATTAGTGATGTAATCATTGGACCTGCGATTCCTTCTAACTCGGCTAGGTCCGGTGGACTAGTTTTTCCTATTGTGGCCAGTTTGTGTCAAGCTTTTGATTCTCATCCAGGGACTTCCTCTAGAAGAATCGGCGCTTTTCTAATGACATCTGTATTCCACATTGACTTTGTTGTATCGGCTATGTTTTTGACGGCCATGGTAGGCAATCCAATTGCCGCTGAATTGGCCAAAAAGATTTTAAATGTTGATATCACCTGGATGAGTTGGTTTATAGCAGCAGTTGTTCCGGGCGTTGTAGCCCTGATTGCTATTCCGTATGTACTTTATAAAATTTATCCACCAGAAATTAAAAATACTCCGGAAGCAAAAGAAATGGCCAATAAAGTATTACAAGAAATGGGCCCTATCTCAAAAGGCGAAAAAATTATGCTGGCTGTGTTCATTGGTTTGCTAGTGTTATGGGCAACCGCTGAATTCACCAAGCTAAATGGTACATTGATTGCTTTCATGGGACTTTGTGTGCTGCTTATGACCAAAGTTCTTACATGGGATCATGTCATCAAAGAAACAAAAGCATGGGATACCTTAGTGTGGGTGGGTAGTGTTATTTTAATGTCAGATTACTTAAATAAAACAGGCTTTATTCCCTGGTTTGCCAAGATACTAGAGAATCAAATGGTAGGGGTCGGCATGATCACGGCTATTGTATTATCTTTTGCCATTTACTTATATAGTCATTATTTCTTTGCTAGTATGTCAGCTCATATTACATCTATGTATGGAGCTTTGATTACTCTTGGGGTTGCAGCAGGCGCACCGCCTTTTATTTCCGCCTTTGTTGTAGCCATGGCTTCAAATATTTGTGGTTGCTTAACTCACTTTGGCTCAGGTCCTTCACCTGTATATTTTGGCGCAGGTTATGTTGACCAAAAAACTTGGTGGAAACTTGGTTTCGTTGTATCGATCCTGCATATTATTATTTGGGTTGGTATCGGCGGTGTTTGGTGGAAAATTCTTGGGTATTGGTAA
- a CDS encoding NAD(P)H-dependent oxidoreductase: MDLKKQILEAYNYRHACKEFDSSKKISDEDFNFILETGRLSPSSFGFEPWRFLVIQDNKLREKLKLVSWGAQGQLPTASHFVILLSRTKEDMIFNSQYISNFMNDVQGLPSDVVEIKKGYYQNFQENDFKLLESERAIFDWACKQTYIALGNMMTTAALIKIDSCPMEGFDKEQVETILEQEGVLDKSKFNVACMVAFGYRKEDPRPKTRQNMDEIVQYI, translated from the coding sequence ATGGATTTAAAGAAGCAGATTTTAGAAGCCTATAATTATCGGCATGCATGCAAGGAGTTTGATAGTAGTAAAAAGATATCCGACGAAGATTTTAATTTTATTTTGGAGACGGGAAGATTATCACCTAGTTCCTTTGGGTTTGAGCCATGGCGTTTTTTAGTCATTCAAGATAATAAGTTACGAGAAAAACTAAAGTTAGTCTCTTGGGGAGCGCAGGGACAATTGCCCACAGCGAGTCATTTTGTGATTCTTCTTTCTCGCACTAAAGAAGATATGATTTTTAATTCACAGTATATATCAAACTTTATGAATGATGTTCAGGGACTTCCCTCAGATGTAGTAGAAATAAAAAAAGGCTACTATCAAAACTTTCAAGAGAATGATTTTAAATTATTGGAAAGTGAACGAGCAATATTTGATTGGGCCTGCAAGCAAACATACATAGCTCTGGGAAATATGATGACCACGGCAGCTCTAATAAAGATTGATTCTTGTCCTATGGAAGGTTTCGATAAAGAACAGGTGGAAACTATTTTGGAGCAGGAGGGAGTATTGGATAAAAGTAAATTTAATGTAGCTTGTATGGTGGCCTTCGGTTACAGAAAAGAAGATCCTAGACCGAAAACCAGACAAAATATGGATGAAATTGTGCAATACATTTAA